The Microbacterium luteum nucleotide sequence GCTTCCGGGTGCGTTCCGCTGCGACGGCCTTCAGTGGAATCGACGCGGCCGCGCAGCATCGCCCCGACCTCGTGATCGTGCAGACCGACCTGGCGGGCCTCGACGGCTTCGAAGCCGTCCGTCGCATCCGGGACTTCAGCGACGCCTTCGTGATCATGCTGTCCGACGACGATTCCGAGTCCGCGACGGTCGAGGGCTTCCGCGCCGGCGCCGACGACTACCTCGCCGGCCCGGTCCGCCCCCACGCGCTCCGCGCACGCATCGATGCGCTGCTGCGTCGCTCGCGCAGCCTGACGAGCACCGGAGCTCCGCGCCAGGACGAGGGCGCGTGGCTCACGCACGGACCGCTGCGGATGCATCCGCACTCGCGTCGCGTCGAGATGCGCGGCCGCGCGTGCGAGCTGACGCGGTCGGAGTTCGACATCCTGCACATGCTCGTGCGCGCCAAGGAGCAGGTCTTCAGCAAGTCGTCGCTCGCGCTCATGCTGCGCGAGACCAACGGGCTGCCCGGCCAGCACATCACCGAGCACGACCGTCACGCGGTCGAGGTGCACATCATGAACATCCGTCGCAAGCTCGGAGACGACGCCCGCTCGCCGGAGTGCATCGCGACGGTGCGGGGGCTCGGCTACCGCCTGGCTCCGGCGACCGCCCGCGTGCGCACCATCGAGCCCCTCTCCGCCGTCGGCTGACGCCGCTCACGCGCGGGTGGGGCGGCCAGCGCCCTGTCGACGTGCCGTCCACGCGGTGAACGCCCTCGTGTCCGGGATGCGCGCCAGCAGGGGGCCGGCGATGATCGTGATCAGCACGTACGCGGTCGCCAGCGCGGCGAGGGACCGGTCCACGCCCGCAGCGATCGCGAGGCCGGCGATCACGATCGAGAACTCGCCTCTCGGCATGAGGGCGAACCCAGCGCGCCAGCGTCCGGCCTCGCCGATCCGGCTGCGACGGGCCGCGAGATAGCCGGTGAGGAGCTTCGTCGCCATCGTGACGGCGGCCAGGGCGAGCGCGGGCAGGAGCATCGGCAGCAGGTCGGCGGGGTCGGTGGACAGCCCGAAGAAGAGGAAGAACACCGACGCGAACAGGTCGCGCAGCGGGGTGAGCATCTGCTGGGCGTGCCGGGCGACCGGGCCGGAGATCGCGATGCCGACGAGGAACGCGCCGACCGCCGACGACACGCTCGCCTGCGCGGCGAGGCCCGCCACGATGAGGGTCACCCCCAGCACCGTCAGCAGGAGCACTTCGGCGCTGCGCGAAGAGACGAGCCGCGACACGACGTGCCCGTGCCGCAGGGCCACGAACAGGATGACGGCGACCACCGCGATCGCGATGACGACGGTGAGCACGCTCGCTCCGAGACTCAGCCCCAGCAGCAGCGCGGTCAGCAGCGGCAGGTAGAACGCCATCGCGAGGTCCTCGATCACGAGGATCGACAGCACGACCGGAGTCTCGCGGTTGGTGAGGCGTCCGAGGTCCTGCAGGAGCTTCGCCACGACGCCCGACGACGAGATCCAGGTGATCCCGCCGAGCGCGACCGCCGCGATCGGCCCCCAGCCCAGGAGCAGCGCGAACGCCGCACCCGGGAGGGCATTCAGCAGCATGTCGATCACCCCCGCGCGGCGGGAGGTGCGCAGGCTGCCGACGAGCTCATCCGCGGTGTATTCGAGCCCGAGCATGAGCAGCAGGAGCACCACGCCGATCTCGGCGCCGATCTCGATGAACTCCTCCCCGGCGGCGAACGGGAGCAGGCCGCCCTCGCCGAACGCGAGGCCGCCGAGCAGGATCAGCGGGATCGGCGAGATGCCGAGCCGGCCGGCGAGTCGGCCGAGAAGGGCGATGCCCAGCAGGAGCGCGCCGAGCTCGATGAGCACGAGCGCGCCGTGATCCATGGGGTGCTCAGCTTCCCTCGATGATCCGGGCCAGCATCTCCAGGCCCCGCGCCGTGCCGATCGCCACGAGCGAGTCGCCGACACTCAGCACGTCGTCCGGTCCGGGCGCCGGCACGACGCCGCCGGCGCGCACGACGGCGACGATCGAACATCGGGTGAGGGTGCGGGCGCGGGTGGCGCCCAGGGGGCGTCCGGCGTAGGGCGAGTCGGCCCGCACCGGGATCTGCGAGGTCGACAGGCCGTCGACCTGGTCGCGGAGGCCCGCGAGCTGGGTCATGATGACCGAGCCGCCGAGCACCTCCGACAGCGCGGTGGCCTCGTCGTCGGTAATCTCCAGCGACAGCTCGGCGCGGTCCGGATCATGGGGATCCGCGACGGCGAGCTCGCGGCCCCCGTCGCGGAAGGTGACGATCGACACGCGACGCCCTGCCGCGGTCTCGACATCGTGACGGATGCCGATCCCCGGCAGTTCGGTGCGCTCGACATTGACGGGCATGGCCACATCCTCGCATCATGAGGCGATCCCCGCTCGCCGCCGAGCACCGGCCGTTCACCGAAAGGTCATACTGTGACCGACATGCCGCATCCCGACCGCCCCTCCCCGGAATCTGGACATCCCACGACGCAGGCCGACGACGCACCGGACACGCGCCGGCGCGGTGTGCTCGCGTGGGCCCTGTGGGACTGGGGGTCGGCGGCCTTCAACGCGGTCGTGACCACGTTCGTCTTCAGCACCTACCTCGCCAGCAGCCTGTTCGTCGACCCTGCCATCGTCGACGCCGCCGGAGGCAACGACGACGATCCGGCGCTCGTGGCCGCCCTGGCGAACAACGCCAGCGTGGTCGGCGTCGCCCTCATGATCGCCGGCATCCTCATCGCCGTGCTCGCCCCCGTTCTCGGCCAGCGCTCCGACGGGAGCGGTCGCCGCAAGTTCTGGCTCGGCGTGAACACGCTCGTGGTCGTCGGCGCCATGGCCGCGATGTTCTTCGTCGAGGGCACACCCGGCTACCTCATCCTCGGAGCCACGCTGCTCGCGGTCGGGAACGTCTTCTTCGAGTTCGCCGGGGTCAACTACAACGCCATGCTCGTGCAGGTGTCGACGCCGAAGAACATGGGCCGCGTGTCGGGCTTCGGATGGGGCATGGGCTACGTCGGCGGCATCGTGCTGCTCCTGCTGCTGCTCGTGCTGTTCATCCAGAGCTTCGGCGCCGACGGGGCGGCGGGTGTGCTCGACATCCCGACCGACGACGGGCTCAACATCCGCGTCGCGATCGTCGCCTCGGCGGTGTGGTTCGGCATCTTCGCGATCCCCGTGCTGCTGCGCGTTCCCGAAATCCCGGCGGCCGAGCGCCGGGTGCGTGTGGGCTTCTTCCGCTCCTACGCGGTGCTGTGGGGCACCCTCACCAAGCTCTGGCACGGCAACCGGCAGGTGCTGATGTTCCTGCTGGCCAGCGCCGTCTTCCGCGACGGGCTCGCGGGCGTCTTCACCTTCGGCGCGATCATCGCCGCCCAGGTGTTCCGGTTCTCCTCCAGCGAGGTGCTCTACTTCGCCGTGGCCGCCAACGTCGTCGCGGGCGCATCCACGATCCTCGCCGGGCGCCTCGACGACCGCTTCGGACCGAAGAACGTCATCATGGCCTCGCTCATCGGCCTCGTCGCGACGGGGACGGTGGTGCTCTTCATCGGCACTGCGCAGATCGGCTTCTGGATCACCGGCCTCATCCTCACCGCCTTCGTCGGGCCGGTGCAGTCGGCGAGCCGGTCGTTCCTCGCCCGCATCACGCCGCCGGGGCGCGAGGGCGAGATCTTCGGCCTCTATGCCACCACCGGCCGCGCCGTGTCGTTCATGGCGCCGGGCCTGTTCGCCCTCTTCGTCGCGATCTCGGGCGACACCCGACTGGGCATCCTCGGCATCACCATCGTGCTGCTGGCCGGGCTCGCCCTCATGATCCCGGTGAAGGCGAAGCAGGCCGTCATCGACTGACGACGGCCTGCTCCCCGATCACTCGGGCGGATACGCTCCCACGTCCTTGCGAGACGCCTCGATCTGGGTGACCGACGGATCGACGCGCTCCGCCGGCGAGGCTCCCGAGCCACGGCCGGTGCCTGCGCCGTTCCCGTCACCGCTGTCGGCGCGCCGATGCATCCACTTCGGCAGGCGCGGCCACCTCACGCCGCGCTGGTCGGGCTCCTCGACCTCGAGGCCGTAGTAGTCGCCGATGCGCTCGACGAAGGCGGCGCGCTGCGCGTGGTCGTAGGCGCGGCGTTCGCGTTGGAACGCCACGATCGTCGACCAGCAGATCAGCAGCATCACGACACTGAACGGCAGGGCGATCGTGATCGCCGCCGTCTGCAGGGCGGTGAGTCCGCCGGTGAGCAGCAGCGCGATCGCGAGCAGCGCGGTCACGAGCGTGAAGAAAGTGCGGATCCACTTCGCCGGCTCCTGATTGCCGCCGGTGGCGATCATCCCCATCACGAGCGCCCCGGAATCGGACGACGTGATGAAGAACACCGCCACGAGCACCATCACGCCGATCGTGAGCAGCGTCGTGCCCGGGAAGTAGTCCAGGAGCTGGAAGATCGCCCCCTCGATGTTCACCGATCCGTCGGCCGTCGTCATCGATCCCGGCTGGTCGAGCTCGAGGTACAGGGCCGATCCGCCCAGCACCGCGAACCACAGGATGCCGAGCAGGGTCGGCACGCCGATCACGCCGAGCACGAACTGACGCACGGTGCGCCCGCGGGAGATGCGGGCGATGAAGATGCCGACGAAGGGCGCCCACGAGATCCACCAGCCCCAGTAGAACGAGGTCCACGACGACTGCCAGTCCTCCCCGGCGGTGCCCTGGAAGGCACTCACCGTGAAGGAGAGGCCGACGAAGTTCTGGATGTAGGAGCCGATCGACTGCACCCACTCGCGCAGCAGGTACTCCGTCTGCCCGAAGATCAGGATGTAGAGCAGGAGCAGGCCGGCGAGGATCAGGTTCGTCGAGGACAGCCACTTCATGCCTCGGGTGACGCCGGACAGCACCGATGCGAGCACGCACACCGTGATGACGCCGATGATGATCACCTGCAGGCCCGCGGAGGGCTCGGCGATACCGGCGGCGTCGAGACCCGCGCTGATCTGCAGCACGCCGAGGCCGAGCGAGGTCGCCACACCGAAGAGCGTTCCGGCGAGGGCGACGACGTCGATCGCATGACCCCAGGGTCCTTCGACGCGCTTGCGCCCGAGGACGGGCTCGAGCGTCCAGCGGATCGAGATCGGCCGGCCGCGCCGGTGGATGGCGTAGGCGAGGCTGAGTCCGACGATGACGTAGATCGACCAGGCCGTGACCCCCCAGTGGAGGTACGTCTGGGTGAGCGCCGCCTGCGCGAGCTGCGGCGGCTCGCCGGTCACGCCGGGTCGCGGCGAGATGAAGTGGCTGAGCGGCTCGCTGACGCCGTAGAAGACCAGGCCGATGCCCATGCCCGCGGCGAACAGCAGGGAGAACCAGGCGCCGAGGGAGAACTCGGGCTCGTCGTTGTCTCGACCGAGCTTGATGTCGCCGAAGCGGGAGAACCCGAAGACGATCGCGACCGCGACGAAGATCGCCGCGATCAGCACGTAGTACCAGCTGAAGCCGTTGACGATGGAGTTCTGCAGGCCCAGGAACAGATCTTCAGCCGCACCGGGGGCGAGGATCGCGAAGGCGCTGAAGGCGATCACGACTCCCGCTGCGGGCCAGAAGACCCAGGGCTGCACTCCCTTCCCGGCGGCGAGGGTGCTGGTCACATCCTCCTCGGCGGGCTTCACGTCGAGGAGGTTCTCGGTCTCTTCGGTCGGAGAGGAGGTCGGGTCGTCGGGCGCGGGGTCGTCAGGCGCCGTATCGGCGCGCGTCTGGTTCTCGCTCACCGCTCCACGGTATCGACGCCCGCCGGACGACCGAAAGTCATGGTGGTGTGCCGCGGCCGGCGGCTATGCTCGAGGGTTCTCGCCGGGCGCCGGCCCGGGCCACGCGTCGGCGAGCTTGCCGAGCAGGCGCGCGAGTTCCACGCGCTCGGCGTCGGTGAAGCCCGCCAGGGCGGTGCGCACCGCATCCGTCCGCTCGCCCCGGAAACTTCGCGCGATCGCGGCGCCCTCCTCTGTCAGGGCGATGCGCGTGCGACGTGCGTCGTCGGGATGCGCCTCGCGGCGGACCATCCCCTCCTGCACGCCCTGCTGCACCAGTCGCGAAGCACGGGGCTGGTCGACACCGATCCTCTCGGCGAGCTCGCTCACGCCCAGCGGCTCCGGCGAGCTCGCGAGCACGTCGAGCATGCGCACCCGCGCCGGACCGCCGAATCGGCCGGGTCCGGCGAGCGGGTGCGAACCCGGCCACTCCGGGCGCCCCCGCTCGCCGACGCCCGGCTTGCCGTGCGACCCGGGCTTGCCGTGCGACCCGGGCTTGCCGTGCCGGCCGTGAGGATGACGACCGCCCTCCCACGGCGGCCGGGAGAAGCGCCGCCCCCGCAGGCGAGCGAGCGCGGCGGCGATCGTGGCGGCGGGGTCGTCGGGCCGAGGATCGGTCATGGTTCGAATTTACATGTCTCTTGACATGTTCCACACAAGCATGTCACCATGCATGTAGTTGTTACATGACATATATCTGAGGAGAACTTCCATGAACACCCCCGAAACACCCACACCCCGCCCCCTCGGCTTCTGGCTGCGCGCGCTGGATGCTTCACTCTCGCGAGAGATCGACGGGCGCCTTGCGGCCGAAGACGTCACACGACGCGACTGGATGCTGCTGAACGTCATCGACGGATCCATCGACGCACCCTGGCCCACGCGCCAGGGCCGCGGCCCTGGCCACGGACGCGGACGCCACCTGCGCCACCTCGCCGACCGAGGCTGGGTGGAGGAGGCCGGAGACGGCAGCCTGTCGCTCACCGACGCCGGTCGCGAGGCGAAGCAGCGTCTGGCGGGCATCATCGACGAGGTGCGCTCCCGCCTGGTCGAGACCGTCGGCGAGCAGGACTACGAAACGACCGTGCGCAGCCTCGAGGCCCTCACCCGCTCGCTCGGCGGCGCCGACGACGACTCGTTCGACTTCGCTCGCGGCCGCTTCGGTCGCGGGCACGGCTTCGGCCGCGGGCACGGCGACGGGCACGGTCGCGGATACCGACACGGCTCCGGCGACGGGCACGGTCGCGGATTCCGTGACGGCTGGGACGGCAACCGCCACCACGGCTTCGGTCCGCGCCACCCCGGCTACGGCCCCCGCCCCGACCGCGCCCCCACCGCCTGACGACACCCGACCCCGCCCCGCCGATGTCGGAGAATCGCGCCGATGTCGGAGGATTCGCCCGAAATCGTCCGACATCGAGCTGAATCTCCGACATCGGCGGGGGCGATGCGACCTCCCGCGCCGGTCTACCCGGGTAGACTCGCGCTCGCCGAGGGATTCAGGGCGAGGGAGAGCGACGGATGGGGCGGGACGAGGCGCGCAGCCGCCGGGTGACCCGGGCCGACGTCGCGCGTGCGGCGGGCGTGAGCACGGCCGTCGTGAGCTACGTCATGAACGGCGGCCCGCGTCCGGTTGCGCCCGAGACGGCGGCCCGCGTGCGCGCGGCGATGGATGACCTGGGCTACCGGCCGAACCACGCGGCACGCACCCTCAATCTCGGCACGACCCGCACCATCGGCCTCGTGCTGCAGGACACGCTCAACCCCTACTTCGCCGAGTTTGCCGGTGAGATCGACCGCGCCGCCCGCGAACGCGGATTCGGCGTGCTCACCGCCGAGTCGCACGGCGATCGCGACGCCGAACGCCGCCTGCTCTCGGATCTGTCCGACCGTCAGGTCGACGCCCTGCTGCTCGCGAGCTCGGGGCCTCCCACCACCGAGCCCGCCGTTGCCAACCCGCGGGATCCCACCACCGTGCTGCTCGACTGCGCCGGTCCGGTCGCCGGTCATCACACGATCGGTCCGGATGCCGCCTCCGGCGCCCGCGCCGCCGTCGCCCATCTCGCACAGGTGCACGGCCGCCGGCGCATCGGCATGGTCATCGGCCCCGACGGTCTCGCCAGCCCCGATCCGCGCCTCGCCGGATGGCGCAGCGAAACCAAGGCGCGCGGCGTCACGCCGGGCGCCCTCGCGGTCGACGACTGGAGCAACGCGGGCGGATACCGCGCCGCACGACGCCTCCTCGACACCGGAGCACTGCCCGACGCGCTCTTCGTCGGCTCCGATGCGCAGGCGATCGGCGTGCTCCGCGCCCTCCTCGAGGCTGGCATCGACATCCCGCGCGCGTGTCCGATCGTGAGCTTCGACGGCACGGGCGCCGGCGACTTCACGTGGCCGGCGCTCACCTCAGCACGTCAGCCCGTGCGCGAGATGGCCGATCTCGCGCTCGCGCTGGTCGCGCATCCCGACCCCGACCCGCGCTATCACGCGTTTCCCGTCGACCTCGTCGTGCGGGAATCGTGCGGATGCCCCCTCACACCCCCGGTCGCAGGACCGATCGATTCCTGACGCGAAAGGCCTCCGTGACCTCCTCCTCCCCCGCCTTCCCGCGGCGCGCCGTGTCGCTGCGCGCCGCCGGCGTCGCGCTCGTGCTCGACCTCTCCGGCGATCTGCTCCCGGCGACCGCGCACTGGGGCGCCGACCCCGGACAGCTGAATGAGCCGGAGGCGTTCGCGCTCATCGACGCCGGCGTGAACCCCGTCGGCCTCAACCAGGTGGACGAGCCGGTGCGCGTGGCGATCCTTCCCGAGGGGTCGAGCGGATGGCCCGGCCGTCCCGGCGTATCCGGTTCGCGCGGCGGCACGGCGTGGTCGCCGCGATTCCGGGTGACCGAGCGCACACTCGGAGGCGTCGCGGTGCGTGATGGCTACACCGAGTCCGGGCCGGGGGAGCTCGTCGTGCGCGCCGAAGACGCCAGAGCCGGCCTCGCGCTGACGCTCCGCGTGGAGCTGCTGCCCAGCGGACTCGTGCGCACACGAGCGGAGCTGACCAATCTCGGCACCGACGACTACGCGCTCGATGCGCTCACGCCGGCGCTGCCGATCCCGCCCATCGCCGGCGAGGTGCTCGACTTCGCCGGCCGCTGGGCGCGTGAGCGTACACCGCAGCGCACCGACCTCGGTGTCGGCATCCACTCGCGCGAGAACCGCCGAGGGCGCACCGGCGCCGATTCGGCCTATCTGCTGCACGCCGGGGTGCCCGGATTCGACTTCGCTTCGGGAGAGGTGTGGGCGGTGCACGCGGCGTGGAGCGGCAACCACGTGCACTACGCCGAGCGGCTCTTCAGCGGCGAGCAGATGCTCGGGGGCGGCGAACTGCTGCTGCCCGGCGAGGTCGTCCTCGACGCGGGTGCGTCTTACACGTCGCCATGGCTCTACGGCGCATACGGCGACGGGCTCGACGAGCTCGCGGCGCGTTTCCATCGGCATCTGCGGGCCCGTCCGCAGCATCCGTCGTCGCCGCGCCCGGTCACCCTCAACGTGTGGGAGGCGGTCTACTTCGACCACTCCCTGCCGGGACTCATCGATCTCGCCGACCGGGCAGCGGAGATCGGGGTGGAGCGCTACGTGCTCGACGACGGCTGGTTCGGATCCCGCCGCGACGACACCTCCGGCCTCGGCGACTGGCAGGTGTCTGCGGATGTCTGGCCCGACGGGCTCGGGCCACTGGTCGACCACGTGACCGGACTCGGCATGCAGTTCGGACTGTGGTTCGAGCCCGAGATGGTGAACCTCGACTCCGACGTGGCGCGGGCGCATCCGGAATGGATCATGAGCGCCGATCCCGACCGGCTGCCGGTTCCGAGCCGCCACCAGCAGGTGCTGAACCTGGCGATCCCGGCCTGCTACGACCACATCCGGGATGCGATGGTCGCGATTCTGCGCGAGTACGACATCTCGTACATCAAGTGGGATCACAACCGCGACCTCGTCGAAGCGGCCGACCGCATCGACGGCCGACCGGTCGTGCACGCCCAGACGCTCGCCTTCTACCGGCTCGTCGACGAGTTGAAGGCGACCTTCCCGGGCCTCGAGATCGAGTCGTGCTCCTCGGGTGGCGGGCGCATCGACCTCGAGGTGATCGAGCGCACCGACCGCGTTTGGACATCGGACTGCATCGACCCGCACGAGCGCCAGCTCATGCACCGCTGGACCCAGCAGCTGCTGCCGCCCGAGCTGATGGGCGCGCACATCGCGTCAGGCGTCTCGCATACGACCGGACGGGGCCACTCGCTGGAATACCGCGCGTCGACCGCGCTGTTCGGTCACTTGGGCATCGAGTGGGATCTGCGCGACGCCCCGGCGGCGGAGTTCGCGCAGCTCACAGCCTGGGTGGCGTTCTACAAGCAGTGGCGTGACCTGCTGCACACCGGCACGATCGTGCGTCTCGACACCGGTGACGAGACCCTGTTCGGTCACGGCGTGGTCGACGCGGACCGTTCCCGCGCGCTGTTCGCGATCACCTCGGTCGACCGGCCGGTGACGAGCATGTACGGGCGCGTGCGCCTGCGCGGGCTCGATCCGGATCGTCGCTACCGGGTGCGCCCGGTACTGCCGGCGGGAAGTCTCGGCGGGATGCTGCCGCCACCGTGGTGGGGTGGCGGCGCGGGTGACATGGCCGCGCACTCCGCGGTCACCGCCGACGATGTCGCTGCGAGCGTGGGTGCCGTCTTCACCGGCGGGACCCTCGAGCGGGTCGGCCTCACGCATCCGGCGGTGTTCCCCGACACGACCGTGCTTTACGACGTCGAGGCGATCGACTCGGTTGCCCGTTGACGGGGCGTCCCGCGGTCGCCGCTGTGCCCCCCGACGACGCAGCGACCGCGGGGTAAACCCCGGGTATCGGTGTTCGTGAAGGCGACGACTCCGTGGCCTCCGACTGCCGACGCGACTCAGGTTAGAGGATTCTCATCCCGAGGGGAAGGGGTGCAGCGAAGCGGATTCTCATCGACCCGCGGAGCCCGCATCGGTGACGCCGACATCGGATCGGTGGAAGTTCTGGAACGAGCGCGAGGCGGTCGGTCCGCGCTGCCCCTGGTAACGGTTGGCGTACGGGCCGGAGCCGTAGGGGTTCTCGGTCGGCGACGAGAGCCGGAAGAAGCACAGCTGCCCGATCTTCATGCCCGGCCACAGCTTGATCGGCAGGGTCGCGACGTTGGACAGTTCGAGGGTCACGTGGCCCGAGAACCCCGGGTCGATGAATCCGGCCGTCGAGTGGGTGAGGAGTCCCAGGCGGCCGAGCGACGACTTGCCCTCCAGACGCGCTGCGACATCGTCGGGCAGGGTGACCTGCTCGAACGTCGACCCGAGCGCGAACTCTCCCGGATGCAGGATGAACGGCTCATCCGGCGCGACCTCGATCAGGTGCGTGAGGTCGGGCTGGTCTTCGGCGGGATCGATGAACGGGTACTTGTGGTTGTCGAACAGCCGGAAGTACCGGTCCAGGCGAACGTCGACGCTGGACGGCTGCACCATCCGCGCATCCCAGGGGGCGATTCCGATGCGTTCGGCGTGGACTTCTGCGCGGATATCGCGATCGGAAAGCAGCACGGCATCAGCCTAGCGATCCGCGTGCGAGCGTTCGACGCCGACCTTGTTATGCTGTCGGATGCTGCGGTTTTCCGCTCTCGGGGATGTAGTTCAATGGTAGAACTTCTGCTTCCCAAGCAGACAGCGCGGGTTCGATTCCCGTCATCCCCTCCACAAGCCCTCACGTGCCACCGACGGTGGTGCGGGAGGGCTCTCGTACGGATGCCGTCGGCATCGATCCGCCTGCGGGCGTCCTGATCCGCCCACGGCACAGCGGGTTGTCTAGAAAGGCGCTGGGCAGACTTCTGGGTCGGGTGGGTCCGCGTCGCCCGGGCCGCCGACCCCGTCGGGCATGAACATGACTCGTGGTGGTGGGTCGTCGTCGTATTCGAGGCCGGAGGGTGCGGTGAAGTGAAGTCTTCCGCCGGGCATTTGGACGACGGTCCATCCGGCGGCTTGTTTCAGCGCGTGGTGGCTTTCGCAGAACGCGCCCATGTTCTCGACGTCGGTCTTACCGCCGAGGGCCCAGTCTTCGCGGTGGTCGATGTCGCATTCGGTGGCGGGTCTGCGGCATCCGGGGAACCGGCACCGGATATCCCGCGCCACCAGATACCGTTTCTGCGCCGGTGTCGCGAAGCGTCGATCGACGGCGAGCACCGTTCCGGTGATGGGGTCGAGGAAGACCCGGTCGAAACCGGGGGCGTTGCCGGCGAGGATCTTCGCCGTCTCCGGATCCACCGCGCACTTCCCGTTCAGCTGCGCCCCACCCAGGGTCGTTCCCGCGAGCGTGGTCGCGGGGACGGTCACCTGCACGTGCCCACGGATCGCACCCAACCCACCCTCGACCCCGGTCGGGTCGACGGAGGGGGAGGCGGTGAGCATCATGTCCAGCAGCAGGTCGGTGCGGATCTGATCCAGCGTCCGCTCATCGAACCACACACTCGGCTCCGAATCGACGTCACCCGTCCCCACGTCGGCACCGTCCGCCTTCGATGCCTCGTCGTCGCCCGTCCGCGTCTCGGTGGTGTTGCGTCGTGCCGCCCGGTCGGCGGCTTTGATCGTCTTCCCCTGCCGGGTGAGCCGGTCGTAGACCCCGTGGACCTCCACGGACGGTCCGATCGCACCGAGCATCGACATCCCATCCCGCAGGTCCTCCACCCAGATGCGTCGGTCCAGCACGGCATCATCGTGACGTTCCTGCATCGACAGAGGGTTGAGGTTCTCCGCGACCTGCTCCGCATACGACCGCACCCTCGCCGCAGACGTCGTCTCCGCATACCCCAGCACGTCCCGCTCGTAGCTCTCTCGAGCCCCCGGGTCGGCAAGCTCCGCACCGGTGTCGACGATCACCTTCACATGTGCCCGGGACACCCGGCCCGCGCCACGACTCCCACGCCGCCGGGAACTGGGTCACGGTGCGGTGCGCGTCGAACAGGCGGGTCTGCATCGTGCGGTCACTGACCCGCTTCGCCACCGCAAGCTCCGCCGCCATCGCGCGCGCAGCGGCATCTCCCGCTCCCGCGTCGACGCATCCCGCAACCGTGCCGTCTGCTGCTGGGCGAGGTCATACGCCTCGGCATACAACCGCTCACGCTCCGCCTGAATCCGCGCCTCCGCCACATCGAACGCCGCGATCTCCGCAACCAGCTCACGCGTGCGAACCCGGTCCGCCCCACCCTGCTGGTCGATCGCCATCACAACCCCCGCTCGATCCCCGACTACTTCGAGCGTAGAACCAACTTCAGACATTGATGCGACGTAATGCGGGGCATGGGGACAAATAATTCATACACAAGTACGAAAATGTGAAGACGTGATCCGATCC carries:
- a CDS encoding LacI family DNA-binding transcriptional regulator, with the translated sequence MGRDEARSRRVTRADVARAAGVSTAVVSYVMNGGPRPVAPETAARVRAAMDDLGYRPNHAARTLNLGTTRTIGLVLQDTLNPYFAEFAGEIDRAARERGFGVLTAESHGDRDAERRLLSDLSDRQVDALLLASSGPPTTEPAVANPRDPTTVLLDCAGPVAGHHTIGPDAASGARAAVAHLAQVHGRRRIGMVIGPDGLASPDPRLAGWRSETKARGVTPGALAVDDWSNAGGYRAARRLLDTGALPDALFVGSDAQAIGVLRALLEAGIDIPRACPIVSFDGTGAGDFTWPALTSARQPVREMADLALALVAHPDPDPRYHAFPVDLVVRESCGCPLTPPVAGPIDS
- a CDS encoding alpha-galactosidase — encoded protein: MPPHTPGRRTDRFLTRKASVTSSSPAFPRRAVSLRAAGVALVLDLSGDLLPATAHWGADPGQLNEPEAFALIDAGVNPVGLNQVDEPVRVAILPEGSSGWPGRPGVSGSRGGTAWSPRFRVTERTLGGVAVRDGYTESGPGELVVRAEDARAGLALTLRVELLPSGLVRTRAELTNLGTDDYALDALTPALPIPPIAGEVLDFAGRWARERTPQRTDLGVGIHSRENRRGRTGADSAYLLHAGVPGFDFASGEVWAVHAAWSGNHVHYAERLFSGEQMLGGGELLLPGEVVLDAGASYTSPWLYGAYGDGLDELAARFHRHLRARPQHPSSPRPVTLNVWEAVYFDHSLPGLIDLADRAAEIGVERYVLDDGWFGSRRDDTSGLGDWQVSADVWPDGLGPLVDHVTGLGMQFGLWFEPEMVNLDSDVARAHPEWIMSADPDRLPVPSRHQQVLNLAIPACYDHIRDAMVAILREYDISYIKWDHNRDLVEAADRIDGRPVVHAQTLAFYRLVDELKATFPGLEIESCSSGGGRIDLEVIERTDRVWTSDCIDPHERQLMHRWTQQLLPPELMGAHIASGVSHTTGRGHSLEYRASTALFGHLGIEWDLRDAPAAEFAQLTAWVAFYKQWRDLLHTGTIVRLDTGDETLFGHGVVDADRSRALFAITSVDRPVTSMYGRVRLRGLDPDRRYRVRPVLPAGSLGGMLPPPWWGGGAGDMAAHSAVTADDVAASVGAVFTGGTLERVGLTHPAVFPDTTVLYDVEAIDSVAR
- the dcd gene encoding dCTP deaminase encodes the protein MLLSDRDIRAEVHAERIGIAPWDARMVQPSSVDVRLDRYFRLFDNHKYPFIDPAEDQPDLTHLIEVAPDEPFILHPGEFALGSTFEQVTLPDDVAARLEGKSSLGRLGLLTHSTAGFIDPGFSGHVTLELSNVATLPIKLWPGMKIGQLCFFRLSSPTENPYGSGPYANRYQGQRGPTASRSFQNFHRSDVGVTDAGSAGR
- a CDS encoding HNH endonuclease signature motif containing protein — its product is MSRAHVKVIVDTGAELADPGARESYERDVLGYAETTSAARVRSYAEQVAENLNPLSMQERHDDAVLDRRIWVEDLRDGMSMLGAIGPSVEVHGVYDRLTRQGKTIKAADRAARRNTTETRTGDDEASKADGADVGTGDVDSEPSVWFDERTLDQIRTDLLLDMMLTASPSVDPTGVEGGLGAIRGHVQVTVPATTLAGTTLGGAQLNGKCAVDPETAKILAGNAPGFDRVFLDPITGTVLAVDRRFATPAQKRYLVARDIRCRFPGCRRPATECDIDHREDWALGGKTDVENMGAFCESHHALKQAAGWTVVQMPGGRLHFTAPSGLEYDDDPPPRVMFMPDGVGGPGDADPPDPEVCPAPF